GAAGTTCTGCCGTCCGGCCGCATCATAAAGAGGCGCGTTCAGCGTAACCTCTCCGGCGCCGACATTGACCGATTTCACATAGATCTCGCGTCCGACGCCCGATCCGGTGACCTGCGCGCCAACCTGGATATTGGCCGCGTTGTTCACCGCGGTCAGCTTCCTGGAATCCGACGGGTTGTAGGTGGCGTAGGACTTGACCGAGTTGACGGACCAGTTCGAAGAGGAGGCCGCGACCAGCTGCCCGTTGCGGATCACCCGGCGCGTGGCATAGCTGGTCTTGTTCGGCACCGCCGCCTGCATGTCGATCGGGCCGGTCACGGTGATCTTTCGGCCGCACAGATCCAGCGATTCGTGGTCGGAGTTGTTCAGCAACGCCTGAAAGGCCTTCCGGAACGCCAGTTCCTCATCCTTGAAGGCCTCCGCATAGGTGGCATAATCGAAGCTGCCCGTCAGCAGCAGCATCCTGGCGGTCGGCATGACGACCTTGCCCTCGAACCGCACCGGCACGTCGATGGTCACGTCCCTGTTCAGCCTGTAGGTTCCGCGCGGCACCAGCAGCGTGCGCCCATTCGCGGCCGCGTTCGCGGCGATGAATGCGGCGCTGTCATCGGTGCTGCCATCGCCCAGGGCGCCATAATCGCGCACGTCGATGACGCTGATCATCTGGCGGATGAACTCGTTCGTGACATCCCTGATCTCGATATCGTCGATCCGCACCACGCCGCCGCTGTCGCCGGTCAGATCCAGGCCGAAATGGCCATGATCGGCGTCAACGCCCCACGCCATGTCCACGCCCGCCCGCGCTCCGGTGCCCACGATCGCCGACACTTGGACCACCTCGCCATAGCGCGACAGCGCCACCGACGGGCCGGTTTCGCCCACGCCGCCCAGATGCGCGCCGTTGCTCCTGCCCGCCCAGCCGGCAATGCGCACCGATGGCAGGTTGCCGCTCATCGCCTTCACCCGTGCGGTGATGCGCAGGTAGCACCCCGGCAGGATCGGGGTTTTCTGCATGAACCGCAGCTTCTGCGTGGCCTCGGCTTTCAGCAGCTCGAGGCAGCCACCGAAATCCTGATCCGCCGGCACAAACGCCGCATTGGTCGAGCCGGAATAGGTGTCGGACCCCGGCGTCCCGTTCCCGCTCGACCATTGACCCAATCCAGCCTCGAACGCGGACGGCATCAGTGCAACGCCGCTGGTGATCGCCATGTTCATCCCAATCCCTTTCCCAGTTCGCGCGCGGATCCCAGCAGACCCGGCATGAAGATCGTCCCGGCGCCGGACAGCCCCGAACGCGAGGAAAGGGAAGTAATACCGAACCGTTAAGGGGTTCTCACGGCACCGTCACGGTGCCCGTTGCGCACAGGCTGCACAGGCTGCACGGGCCGCGCGTCAGACACCGGGCCAGCCCTATCCGCAGGGTCGGGTCATTCGCCGGGCGCGGGCCGGTCCGTCAGGCCAGTCCGTCAGGCCAGTTCGCCCGCCAGCGCCGCGTCGATCAGCGCCACGGTTTCATCCACCCCGTAGAGCGCGATGAACCCGCCGAACCGCGGCCCCTGGCTGGCGCCGAGCAGCACCTCATAAAGCGCCTTGAACCAGTCGCGCAGCGGGTCGAACCGGTCGCGGCCCACGGCATAGACCACCGATTGCAGCGCCTCGTCATCCAACGCACCGTCATAGCGCGCCAGGTCGCCGCGCAGCGCCTCCAGCGCCTCGCGTTCCAGGTCGGTCGGCGCGCGGTAAACCCTTGTCGGCTTTACAAAATCGTTGAAATACCGCACCGCGCATTCCGCCGCCGCATCCATGTCGGGATTGTTCTCGGGCGTGGCTTCGGGGGCGTAGCGGTTGATGAACCCCCACAGCCGTTCCCTGTTCTCGGCCCCGGATACGGACGCCAGGTTCAACAGCATCGCGAACGGCACCAGCATGTTCGATTCCGGCACCTGGCCGCCATGGATATGCCAGACCGGGTTATTCAGCCGTGCCTTCTCATCCTGCTCCGGATAGGCCCGCAACTGCTGGTGATACTCGTCCACTGCCTTGGGTATCACGTCGAAATAGAGCCGCTTGGCGGTCTTGGGTTTCTGGTACATGAAATAGGACAGGCTCTCGCTGCTGGCATAGGTCAGCCACTCGTCGATGCTGACCCCGTTGCCCGAGGATTTCGA
This is a stretch of genomic DNA from Pukyongiella litopenaei. It encodes these proteins:
- a CDS encoding glycosyl hydrolase family 28-related protein, whose amino-acid sequence is MNMAITSGVALMPSAFEAGLGQWSSGNGTPGSDTYSGSTNAAFVPADQDFGGCLELLKAEATQKLRFMQKTPILPGCYLRITARVKAMSGNLPSVRIAGWAGRSNGAHLGGVGETGPSVALSRYGEVVQVSAIVGTGARAGVDMAWGVDADHGHFGLDLTGDSGGVVRIDDIEIRDVTNEFIRQMISVIDVRDYGALGDGSTDDSAAFIAANAAANGRTLLVPRGTYRLNRDVTIDVPVRFEGKVVMPTARMLLLTGSFDYATYAEAFKDEELAFRKAFQALLNNSDHESLDLCGRKITVTGPIDMQAAVPNKTSYATRRVIRNGQLVAASSSNWSVNSVKSYATYNPSDSRKLTAVNNAANIQVGAQVTGSGVGREIYVKSVNVGAGEVTLNAPLYDAAGRQNFNFRNFQYMLDFRGFSSLSKFVIADVELQCQGYASGIRLARGGSIFHLRDCFINRPKSRGVTSIGSGCQGMLIDRCQFLSDEDAKDVSQRVTVAINANSNDVKLRNCRATRFRHFALLAGGNSVVIGNHFFQGDSVANGVRSAGLIIAANHTSATITGNYIDNCFIEWTNERDATPRFTSGYSFSAMNITDNIFLSGDVAPWFSYIVVKPHGTGHYLNGVNISGNRFRSINGNIDRVERVDTSFADLDYSKFKNVTFTGNSFHAVDQQAANPLRVEHGQNSNAVVWSIGTDNRLPFGAQARHVESIVARGAIKDANGSRNHDMPYADPGKGAAKDKVNLVWARAVRGKVLVTVRIDDD